In one window of Halomarina pelagica DNA:
- a CDS encoding HalOD1 output domain-containing protein, which translates to MPESNRRGEDGPTSDTRGAIQAEFDWSEVTPSTAVVEMVAIAANREPTVLEPRSETIDPDALDMLIRSMGGPIQQMVTRLLRSRSMATG; encoded by the coding sequence ATGCCTGAGTCGAACCGGCGAGGCGAGGATGGACCTACCTCAGATACAAGGGGAGCGATTCAGGCCGAATTTGACTGGTCAGAAGTGACCCCGAGTACGGCTGTTGTCGAGATGGTCGCCATCGCAGCAAACCGTGAACCAACGGTGCTCGAACCACGGTCCGAAACTATCGACCCAGATGCCCTCGATATGCTAATTCGTTCTATGGGGGGGCCAATTCAACAGATGGTGACGCGACTGTTACGTTCGCGTTCGATGGCCACGGGGTAA
- a CDS encoding DUF21 domain-containing protein, whose translation MSTLSVVVPSIIAVGMLLALSPFFSSSESAIFSRPDEWIQSVAADGSPESLALQELRANPHRLLVTILVGNNLVNIAITSIVTVLVAQFVPPGFAVVIATLGMSVLILVFGEIVPKSYGLGHAQSRSLRVARPVSYVERALGPLVALFDVVTRWLTTLVGGNQHIEDPYLDD comes from the coding sequence ATGAGCACGCTATCAGTAGTGGTGCCGTCGATTATCGCAGTCGGGATGCTGCTGGCGTTGAGCCCATTCTTTTCCAGCAGTGAGTCAGCGATCTTTTCGCGTCCAGATGAATGGATTCAGTCCGTTGCAGCGGACGGATCGCCGGAGAGTCTCGCACTCCAAGAACTACGTGCGAACCCACATCGACTCCTCGTTACGATCTTGGTCGGCAACAACCTTGTTAACATCGCTATCACCAGTATCGTCACAGTACTCGTTGCTCAGTTCGTCCCCCCTGGCTTCGCTGTCGTCATTGCGACCCTCGGCATGAGTGTACTCATCCTCGTCTTCGGAGAAATCGTTCCCAAGTCCTATGGTCTCGGCCACGCACAGTCCCGGAGTCTACGGGTGGCTCGCCCTGTCTCGTACGTCGAACGAGCGCTCGGCCCGCTGGTTGCCCTGTTCGATGTCGTCACACGGTGGCTTACGACACTCGTTGGTGGCAACCAACACATTGAGGATCCTTACCTTGACGATTGA
- a CDS encoding TrmB family transcriptional regulator: MSSDPTGHPEATAVEQLEHFGLSTYAARTFVALASLGTGTARDVSRVSEVPRTRVYDAIDELHDRGLVDVLQSSPKQFWAISAETASRTFEHELQSRTELLRTALSELEPVERRAEQRGVWTVDGQIAVTERVREFFASAEEEIVYMTVEDLLTEDLIEGLSEAGDRGVSIKLAGVSTEVQDRIQDAIPGATMFESLWVWSDTSAGRLMMVDGRKTLVSALVNGENASPSDPRSETAIWGEGETNSLVVVLKTIFTWRLDTIEPDE; encoded by the coding sequence ATGAGTAGCGATCCCACCGGACACCCAGAGGCGACCGCCGTCGAACAGCTCGAACACTTCGGACTGAGCACATATGCCGCCCGGACGTTCGTGGCGCTCGCCAGCCTCGGGACGGGAACGGCCAGGGATGTAAGCCGGGTGTCGGAGGTACCCCGTACCAGAGTATACGACGCCATCGACGAATTACACGACCGCGGACTCGTCGATGTTCTGCAGTCATCGCCCAAGCAATTCTGGGCCATCTCGGCCGAAACCGCCAGTCGAACGTTCGAACACGAACTCCAGTCTCGCACGGAGTTGCTGCGGACAGCCCTGAGCGAACTCGAACCCGTCGAGCGACGAGCCGAACAGCGCGGTGTCTGGACCGTCGATGGACAGATCGCGGTCACGGAGCGTGTACGAGAGTTCTTCGCCAGCGCGGAGGAGGAAATCGTCTACATGACCGTCGAGGACCTCCTCACTGAGGACCTCATCGAGGGGTTAAGCGAGGCGGGGGATCGGGGCGTTTCGATCAAGCTCGCGGGCGTTTCCACGGAGGTGCAGGACCGCATTCAGGATGCCATCCCCGGCGCGACGATGTTCGAATCGCTCTGGGTCTGGTCGGACACCTCGGCTGGTCGGCTCATGATGGTGGACGGGCGGAAAACTCTCGTGAGTGCCCTCGTCAATGGCGAGAACGCGAGCCCATCCGATCCGCGGTCGGAGACAGCCATCTGGGGGGAAGGCGAGACGAACAGTCTGGTCGTGGTTTTGAAGACGATCTTCACGTGGCGACTCGATACGATTGAACCGGATGAATGA
- a CDS encoding DUF7344 domain-containing protein yields MTERSLDTLLQLVADRRRRQVIHHLRHEANGKTTIDDLVDRLHNGGSDAVDQPTDRKQLAIQLYHAHLPKLADQGVVDFDPENGAIQYRSDDQFETILDSLPDELSLASP; encoded by the coding sequence ATGACAGAACGCAGTCTCGACACGCTTCTCCAGCTTGTGGCTGATCGACGCCGACGGCAGGTAATTCATCATTTGCGGCACGAAGCAAACGGCAAAACGACGATCGACGACCTCGTCGATCGATTGCACAACGGTGGATCGGATGCCGTTGACCAACCGACCGACCGGAAACAGCTCGCCATCCAGTTGTATCACGCTCACCTGCCAAAGTTAGCTGACCAAGGCGTTGTTGATTTCGACCCCGAAAACGGGGCCATCCAGTATCGGTCTGACGACCAGTTTGAGACGATATTGGATTCACTCCCCGACGAACTGTCGCTAGCCAGCCCCTGA
- a CDS encoding DUF7539 family protein codes for MAEFPDERQLVLRARSQLDQWTKSARREAYAELFEGDDPILSPEEIQLVDALDSELERQGGDGVWGTDQYGIHTAGTSSSATSLGVVCVYHPQITKDSVLRGGDELNDEIEERLNAALWKYSERVATLIEAKLDEFVRQTPQ; via the coding sequence ATGGCCGAGTTCCCAGACGAACGACAGCTCGTACTACGGGCGCGTTCCCAGTTGGACCAGTGGACGAAGAGTGCCCGGAGAGAGGCGTACGCTGAACTGTTCGAAGGCGACGATCCAATTCTCTCCCCCGAAGAGATACAACTGGTTGATGCACTCGACTCGGAACTGGAGCGACAGGGCGGCGATGGTGTCTGGGGGACCGATCAGTACGGAATCCACACGGCGGGAACCTCAAGCTCAGCTACCTCACTCGGTGTTGTCTGTGTCTATCATCCACAGATTACCAAGGACTCTGTCCTCCGTGGCGGCGACGAACTCAACGACGAGATCGAAGAGCGACTCAACGCAGCACTCTGGAAATACAGCGAGCGCGTCGCAACACTCATCGAAGCAAAACTCGACGAGTTCGTCCGTCAAACCCCACAGTAA
- a CDS encoding AI-2E family transporter gives MLAIVLAYVLVPVQQRLERYLSSTMAAITLIVISIVVILVPVAYILTIAIQQGLGLLTVIQDGELSLDIIENRIENIGYVIDLDLLYATYQEPIATGLQRLATGALTVISGLPGLLIGLTVTMFVLFTLLRDGEQFLSWLQAVVPVSEHVQRELLRELDALMWASVIGNVAVAAIQAVLLGIGLALLGVPGVVFLTVATFILTLLPLVGAFGVWIPVSLYLLAIGRPTAAVLLFVFGSLVSVSDFYLRPAIINRSGALNVAIIVVGIFGGIVLFGAMGLFVGPVVLGGAKAVLDLFAQERAESSSS, from the coding sequence TTGTTAGCTATCGTACTGGCGTACGTTCTTGTACCCGTACAACAGCGCCTAGAGCGGTATTTGAGTTCGACGATGGCTGCCATTACGCTCATCGTGATTTCGATTGTCGTGATTCTCGTCCCAGTCGCCTACATCCTCACGATCGCAATTCAGCAAGGACTGGGGCTCCTAACGGTCATTCAAGATGGAGAACTCAGTCTCGACATCATTGAGAACCGGATCGAAAACATCGGATATGTGATCGATTTAGATCTGTTATATGCTACGTATCAAGAGCCGATCGCTACGGGATTACAACGTCTCGCTACCGGCGCGCTAACCGTCATCAGTGGCCTCCCTGGACTGCTGATCGGGCTCACCGTGACGATGTTTGTGCTCTTTACCCTGTTGCGAGACGGCGAACAATTCCTTTCCTGGCTGCAAGCAGTCGTTCCCGTCTCGGAGCACGTGCAGCGGGAACTGCTCAGAGAACTCGACGCCCTCATGTGGGCGTCCGTTATCGGGAACGTCGCCGTCGCGGCGATCCAGGCAGTACTCCTCGGCATCGGATTGGCGCTCCTTGGAGTTCCCGGGGTCGTATTCTTGACCGTGGCGACGTTCATCCTCACGTTACTTCCCCTCGTCGGCGCGTTCGGTGTCTGGATTCCGGTTTCGCTCTACCTGCTCGCCATCGGTCGCCCCACCGCAGCGGTACTCCTGTTCGTATTCGGATCCCTGGTTAGCGTCTCGGATTTCTACCTTCGTCCGGCCATTATCAACCGGAGCGGCGCGCTCAACGTAGCAATCATCGTCGTCGGAATCTTCGGCGGCATTGTCCTGTTTGGGGCGATGGGGCTGTTCGTTGGGCCTGTCGTGCTTGGTGGAGCAAAGGCCGTCCTTGACCTATTTGCCCAGGAGCGAGCAGAATCGTCCAGCTCCTAG